The nucleotide window GGTTTTATGAGCTGTCACAGTGTTAATGTTTTTTGAGTATATGTTTATTTCCTATGGGACTCATGGGCAAAACATAGATTTTTAAGTCTTCCGTATACtgttaacttttatatttttaagttatattttcatactattgtatttaaaaactctttttaaTCCCCAAAGAAATGGGTTTGTTTGCCTTTCGTGGGTTGTGAACTGGTGGGTGGAAAAAGTCGGGAATTTTTTATTTGGAATATTGTTAGGTAATCTACGATCAGATGAGGTAAATGATTCCGGTAGGAAGGGAGGTGGGCCCTCATCTGAAATCAACAAACCCGGTGGTTCTGCAAAGGTCAGGCCTGAGCAGGAGGTGGCCAGTCCAAATGTGGATCCAGGGCCCTGTGAGGGTGGAATAGGAAGGGCTCTGCCCAGGGCCCACCAGCTCCTTGGCACTTCTGCCGGCAGGTTAGAGGTCTTACTGAAACATGCTGGAAAAAGAAGCGTAAGTAAGAGGATTTTGTGTCCAGAGAAATTGAGACTCTGAGGCCACTCCTGTTTGTTCCCTGCCTCTCTTCAGAGCCTCCAGATCTGAAGTTTAAAACACAGTCTTGGCCTCCCCGCCTCCCATGGTGCAGCCTTCAGAACCAGGCTCTGGACCCAGCTCTGGGAACTTCCTCTCAGGCTACGCCTTGCCTGTCAGCTTAGTGTTGTCGACTCATCTTCTAGAGAACGCCTGTCTGACCAAGTGATCCTGTTTTTCACATCCTCCAGAGCAGCGGGTGGAGGTGAGCGAGCTTGCTCTCTGCGTCCACAGGCAGGACGAGGTGTTTCAAAGCTTgtagcccccactccccagcATGGGCATAGGCCCCGTGTCTTTGGGAGTCTGCTGCCCAGCAGTGGAATGGGCAGACCCAGGCACTTGCCCTGCTGTGGGAGCAGCAGCCCAGTGTTTTGTCCCAGCCCAGAAGCAGTCATGGAAGTTTAGGAATAGAGAACCACGTGGCTAAGGTGCGAGCTGGAAGTGAGATCAGTGCAGGGAGGCCACACCACCCAGAACCTTCTTTTTAGGTTCCTACCTAAAAACCTACATAAAAACGTGTCACTCAAACAGATTGTGTCTGAATTGTGGCATGTGAGCCACGCTGTTAAACCAGGCATCCTGGGCCTATCCTCTGCCTCCCACGGTCTCACCTGTGTGGGTCATGGAGGGACAAGCCTTGCGGAGGCCTTCTCAGCCTGTCGTCCTGTAGGAGTCCAGAGGGCCAGAGGAGCTGGGACCTGAATTGCAGTGGGCGGCGACTCTGTTACGCTGGGCACCTGCAGCTGGAGAGGAGAGCAGGGTGAGATCGGAGCCCATCTCCACTCTCCCTTAGCTTTGCTCTCATTTTAtgctcctcccccctcccaccctccgctGTGTTAGTGGGGGGCTCCCCACTGGGAAGACCAGGACTGACGTCGGTCCCGGTAGGTGGCAGGCATCGCTGACTTGCCTTACTCTGTCCTCCTGTTTTGTCTTGGTTTGAATAACCTTTGGCCACAGCTGTTTTCTGCACCTCCCTGAGCCCAGAATCTGAGCTTCACTTTCAGTCTTGAGCTCCTCATGTTTCCAAACCAGGGACGAGGGTGGGGAAGCCACAGGTGTGAAGGATGGAAACTGGGTTATACAGACCCCAGATGATCTGCTCATCTCAAGGCTCATCCCAGCGCCTGCTGGGCAGTGGGTTTGGGGGACAAAGAGGTAGCGAGCGAGCAGTGGTTTCTCCCTGTATCCTGGTTTTGAAAGGGCTTTAGTCTCTGAGCGTCAGTTGTGTAGCTGGCTAACTAGGACATGGACGTCTAACAGGGAGTCTGATCGTACAGGGCCTTGTCAGCGTGCGGGCCTAAACAGCGTGGCCTGATGTGTTTGGCCTTATCCCTAGGATAAGCTTCCTCACCACCTGCTCCAAGGTGCCTTATGAGGTGCAGCTCTTCACCTGCCACATGGCAAGCATCATTGTGCTTGAGAAACCACAGAACACCAACTGTGTGTTGTGCGCCATCCGTCTGATTTGTCCAAATCTGGACCTCAGCCAAGCCACCCATAATGGAAACTTGTAAGTCAAGGCCATGAACAAGTTTCTTGTAACTGAGAGAAATAACCCGATGAGGTAGAACTGTCGTATCCGAATGGAAGAGATCGTTCTTGCCCATTTTTCCTTTCACTGACAGCGGGTTGTTGACAATGGCAAGGAGGGATGTTGGTGAGATCCCAGGCAGTGGCTTCTTGGTCTGCTCAGCCCAAAGACCTGCCACGTGAAGGCCTGTCAATTAGCCTTCGGGCACACTGGTGGCCTCCTGCCTCAAGCTTTAACCTGTGCCTCTTCCTGACAACAAGGAGTCATGGGTTAGGTTGACCTGTCATGCCTTTAAAGGGGAAATATATAAAGGCTCAAATTCAGGTTATTTCTTCCCCTCTTCAGTGTGGGCCTGGAGGCTGTAGCCCAGAGTCCCCATCTGAAGGCTGCCCCAGGAGCCTGGAAGGAGCAGCAGCTGTCAGCAGCTCTCTCTGCCCTCCAGACTGCAATTCACTGGCCTTCTTGCAGCCAAGCAAATGCAGACGGCTCTGGGAACTTGCCGTCAGCCAGGCAGCCACCTTGTAGGGGGCAGGGCTGGCCTTTAGAAGTTTCACACATTTCCAACTAGGAGTGGAGAGCTCTGTGTTTTACCCTGTGAAACATTGGCAGCTCTGAAGGGCTTCGCTCTTGGGGAGGGACCTTGAGCTcctgagtgggtgggtgggttggtttaatttgatttctcttttcatgAAGTTTATTAGAAGTCAGACCTACATAAGCAAACCATGACCGACTTCCACTGCCCTCCCAGCGCGGGTGGTTAAATCTGTGGTGTTACGATTCACAGaaacacatttttgaaatgaaaggGAAGACGATGTACTTAACATTGTAAAGTGGTTTACAATAAAGTTTGACATCttattacagttttttaaaaaaagaaaccatcacTTTTGTGGTTGTTGGTTGTGTGTTCTGTGAAGTTGAAACAGCTTAGTGGGGGGTCAAGAAAATGTCCCCAGTGAGTTAGAAGGTTCTCCCCAGAAAATAGAGTGAGAATGAATCTGACATCTCCTTATGGCAGATGTGGAAGCCAAAACCtgccaaggggaaaaaaaccaaacatactcTTGCCATTTCCACTTCCCTGTTAATGCGAGTAAAAGCTACTctgcctgccccccgccccccgaggAGCGAAGGGTGCCGGAGAGATGGAGTGTGAGGAGTGAACATCCCACATCCTTGTTCCTGAGGCCACGGGGCTGGAAGGCAGGTGCCCCCCCTGGGCAGAGCTGGCTGTGGGGGCCAAGCTGAAGCGCTGGGAGCCAGCAGCAGTGCCCTCACAGGCCAGGCCTGCCCTCAGTGCCTCTTGGCCCCTGTTTGGAGCCCTGGGTCTGTGCCCGTCCAGAGGCATTCCTCATGTCAGCACTCGTCTCAGATGGAGCCTGGCAGGGCTCGCATTGGCCTCCTGGGGCCAGGACCAGGCAGGGGGTATCGGGGTGGGTTGAGGTCTGACAGCAGCAGAGTGGTGTTCCAGACAGCCAGACATCAGTGCCTGGCTGGGTTTTGTCTGCCCGGAGCCTTCAAGGATAAAAATACTCTCCATCACAAACTGACAAGGAGCTTGGGCATGTCTCATCCAATGGGGCAGACCCTGACCTCCTACCCACATCCACTCCTACCCTCACCTCAGACCTGGAGTCCTTCCCTGTGCCCCGGGGGTCTTCCCTTCAAGGATGGGGTGTTAGGAACTAGCAGAGGAGAGCTAAGTGACCTTCAGGGAGCCTGTGCCTCTGTCCATGCCTTGAGTGGGCTTCACTCTTGCCCACCCTCtcacaacctaaatgtccttggGCCAGGTGCCCTTCGGTGACCTCGTCTCAGTCAGAGGCTCTGTGCTGTTTCCTGCCTTCTGCTCACCGGTCCCCTTACCACAAAGCATGGTTTCCTCCCGGCCCTTCCTGGGTGCTTTGCTCCCTCCTTCATCCTGTTGCTAAACTTGCACTGGGAGCTGGACAGAGGGCAGGGGCGTCAGCAAAAATGCAGAtggagcagctcccaggcttCCCTTGGCAGCAGCTTCTGTACCTGTGAGCCAGGGGTAGCCCCCATGATCTGAGTCCACTGTGAGAGCCCAGCGAGCTGGGTGTGAGCACATGCTCCCCAGCGGCACATGCAGGAAGCCGTCCGCCCTGCTGCCATGTGGGTTTGGGAAGTCTCTTTCCTCTGGAATCCAGAGAAGgggtaggagagagagaaaaacaagctCAGAGCTGTCCACCCTGGCTCAGGGCCCTCTCTTTCCTCCGGGACACCCCCCACGCTGGGATGGACTATCGCAGATGGACAGCTCGGAGTGCCACACGCACGTTACAGGACCTACGTTCATAAACGCGAGTCTCTGCCAGGCCCAGCACCTCCCACCTGCCAGAGAGCAGCTGTCCTCAAGGGTACGGGGTCTCCCCAGCTGTCTGCTTTCACCAGGACTGCAGCCCCCCAGGCAGCAGTGCTCAGCGAGCCCCCATCATCTCCAAGAATAAACTCTGAAGCCAGCGGCTGTGTGGATCTGAATCATCAGGGAGCTGTCAGAGGAGGGGGAGTGACTTCCCGGGACAGGCAAGCCAACTATATAAGCCCCAGAGGGCTGGGCGCCGCTCAGATCTCTTTCACAGCCACTGCCTTCCAGGGAGCAGTTCCCCATACCCACCATGTCCCAGGTAGGAGGGCCCAGCACAGGCCCTGCTCgtgccagggggtgggggtggagggtggacgCTGTCATCTTTAGCAGCTGTGTCTTGAGCTGAGCTCTGGGCATAAACACAGGAGGCTCTGCCTCCCCTGGAAGACCGGGGCTCAGGGAAGACAGGCACACGGATGGTGTGAGGCTGCAACAGCCATAGCCCCAGAGCTCCCAGTTTGTGGGAAGAGGGCAGAGACTCGGGGTATGGGGCTGTGAAGTATAGTcagaaaggcttcctggaagaggagtgAGGCCTTGAATTGGCTTGAGTTAAGTGAGCAGGGAAGAGGGGTCTCGGCCAAGGCACAGTGCTGGGAAAGGGCTCTCAGCCTCGAGGCCTCGGGTTGTAAGATGAGGCTCTGGGCTCTCCAAGGCTGACACTCAGGAAGCCCCCATCAAGAAGAAGCGCCCCCCTGTGAAGGAGGAGGACCTGAAGGGGGCCCGAGGGAAGCTGACCAAGAACCAGGAGATCAAGTCCAAAACCTACCAGGTCATGCAGGAGTGTGGTGAGTGTTCTTGGGACAATGGGCTCCAAGGGCGCAGATGTGTGTCAATAGGAGGgaggatggggttgggggggaggtcCCATGAGTCCTTTTTCTAAGAGTTCAGAGCTTGTGAGCTCAGCAGGGTGCTCCCCACAAAAGGGGCCTTTCCTCCCTAGGAAGCCAGGCCGTGCCCCTGACTACAcctcctccccatcctccccacaGAGCAAGCTGGTTCTGCCGCCCCATCGGTGTTCAGCCTCGCCCGGACTGGCACCGAGACTGTTTTTGAGAAGCCCAAAGCCGGACCTGCCAAGAGTGTCTTTGGCTGAGAAGTGCGCACCACGCCCCTCACCGTCAGCAACACCTAGACACAGGAGCCTTTCCCAAGAACTCTTTTTTTATGCCAGAGCATAGCTTCTCACCCGCGGCCTCTGGGATTGGCACCCTCCCCAACAGCCCTGGCCCCTGAGCCCAGGGACTCTGCACCAGCACCTGGGCAACACCAATAAAGAGGATGCCCAAGTGGCCCCAGCATTTGGAGGGTGTTGGTTGGTCACTGGCCATGGCCACTAAAtgcaggggaggggtgggcaacGTAGGTGTGGGGCATGTTCTGTACGCTTCTCAGCTTTGGGGATGGCCCCAGAGGATAATGCAGGTGCCATTATGGCCACTGCCACGTACTAGAAAGAACCTTGGGTGTGGAGACCTGGAGCTGATCTGTGTGACTTCAGACTGTCTCTCCTCcttttctgagcctgtttcccctTGTATGAGGCAAGGGAGCCCATTGCACAAAACAGGCCATAGTCACACTGCTCAGAGTGAAGCAGGTGGGGGCCTGGGGCTCACCCTTCCCTTGGTTTTCACAGAAGCCATCGAGATGCCTCCAAGGACCCCAAGGCTCTGAGGGACTCAGGATCCTCaaagcgccccccccccccgccccgccttgTTCATATTGCCTCCCTGCCAGCTCGCATCCCCTCAAAGACAAAGCCAGGTGGAGGCTCCTCTCTGGCCAGTGGCAGTCTGCTTCCTGAGCTACTGTCCCCTCTCCCAAACAGGGTAAGCCTCCCCCTTGCCACTCCCACAGCTCTGCCTGAGGCATGGAGCACCAGGTTCTCAGCTCATGTGCGATTCTTCCCGCTTCAGGCCTCAGTGTCTCTGTGCGCATGGACCTGTCAGACTCAGGGGACTGCAGAGGCCTGTCCAGCTGTGACAGCAAGACCACAGACAGTCCGGAGATGGACTGGCAGGGTCTGGGCTTACAGTGCCTGGCTCGGGGCCAGTGCCTACAGGGAAGTCCCGCCTGTCCCCTGGGCAGGTGGAGCGGGCTGCACAGAGCCTTTCCCACATTCCTGGCCAGCCCGGCCTCCTTATATAGCTGTTTCCAGGCTGGGTCCATGCTCTGTGCCCCAAGGGAGCAGACCTTCTGTGGCGACCAGGCCTGGGCCTGCTCGCTGGGTTCCTGGGGAGGCTCTTTCCCCAGACTGCTGAACGGGTATGTCTTCCCAAGTAATCCCAATCACATCCATAGTCAAAGGGAGAGCTGTATAGATGCGCCAGAGGTGAGGCTCCTGGCTAAGTCATGCTAAGGAAGGGGAATATTTACTTATAGCCACAGacccagcctccttcccttggggcAGATGCTACTGGCGTTGACCGAGGCAGGGCTAATGGAGGAGCCCCCTTCCCGGCCCTTGCAAGCCTGTCACTGCGCCAGGGTCCCAAGTAGGCCCTGAAGATGGTACCCTTCCCCAGTTCCCACCCCTGGGATAGTGTCACTGAGTCCTccttccccgaccaaggatctgGCACCTGGCCACTTTTCTGAAGCCTCTTTATCCCATCTGTGGCCCCAGACTCAGGAGCCAAGCTTTCCCAGAGCCACAGGGACATAAGCACCAGCTGCATCCAGATCCCCTAGTATTTATTCGCTTTATTGCTACTTGTTATGAAAGCAGTCTTTCAactttattaaaggaaaattgaaaaaacaTCATCTGTAATCCTACCCCAGGCCCTCCAGCCACCTCCTGTGGTCTGAGCCCACGACACCGGCACTGCCTTGGCGTGCTGACAGATCGGCGTTCTGCCGTTTCTCACTCCAGGCGTGACTCACGGGCTCCCTTGACACGGCTGACCTCCGTGTAGGCCACCTGAACATCGTCCCCTTCAGGAGCTCTGTGCTCTCTCTGTTCCATGCTTCCCTCAGGAGGTTCCCCAGAGCGGGACTTCTGGGCCACCACGTGTGGGCATCTTTATGGCCCTCGGTTTGTATTGCCAAGTGCAGATCTTGTTTCAGAGGCCTTGCTGGAGTTGCACCAAGAGTCCTGGCTAGAATAATGGGGCCCAAAGAGCATCCTGAGGCCCCAGCAGAGAGAAGGGGGGCTCCTTGACCTAGCCTCTCTCATCCCAGAAATAAGGTGTATCCATCCTGCCTTGGCCCCAGCAGATCTTGCCCCACTCAGGCACCCCAAGGGCTGCTTGGTGCATCTGGGGTCCCACTGCCCAGTCACACTGACCTGACTTCCAGGTCCCTGCCTCCTGCAAACCACCCTCTGGCCCTCTTTCCAACCACGCCTGTGCTTCTCCCAGGCTGGGCTTATGGAGAGCAGGCCAGTTCACTGCTATGTCCTCCAGTCCTAGGGAGCCTGTCGGCGAGATGAGCCATgcaaggggtggtggtggtttgGTCGGATTCTGGACCATTCAGAAGGGGCGCCAGCACCTAACTCCCACCTGAGCCTGCTCCTGCTCAGTACACGTTCCCATCCCCAGCCAAGGTCCACAGGACATTCGCAGTTTGCCTGCTTATCTGAGGCCACTGCGGTGTTTGGCTTGCAGATCCCAATTTCCCAGAACCTGCCCCCACAGGGGCGGGGCAGCGAGCAAGTTACAAATTCATTGCGCTCTTCCTCTCAAGTTCAGAAGCAGCCTGCCAGGCACCAGAGCCAAAATGaagaccccagcccctggccgcGCCTGTGGCGTCGTGCTGGTCCTGCTCTCGCTGGCCACCCTCCAGACCCTCAGGGCCCAAAAGGTAGCGGGTGTCCACGGGttcctgtgtgtgtgcacctgaGCGTGAGTGGGACAA belongs to Orcinus orca chromosome 10, mOrcOrc1.1, whole genome shotgun sequence and includes:
- the MUSTN1 gene encoding musculoskeletal embryonic nuclear protein 1, whose product is MSQADTQEAPIKKKRPPVKEEDLKGARGKLTKNQEIKSKTYQVMQECEQAGSAAPSVFSLARTGTETVFEKPKAGPAKSVFG